A single genomic interval of Corylus avellana chromosome ca10, CavTom2PMs-1.0 harbors:
- the LOC132164236 gene encoding protein THYLAKOID ASSEMBLY 8-like, chloroplastic yields the protein MATRAFSRLRNPIFASILLRNLTRTPIREPSLPVNSKFPVLGADYCTPFRLYHDGRPRGPLWRGKKLIGKEALFVILGLKRFKDDEETLEKFIKTHVRRLLKMDMIAVLGELERQEEVSLAVKIFKVIQKQDWYRPDVFLYKDLIIALARCKKMDDAMQLWEDMRKEDLFPDSQTYAEVIRGFLRHGSPADAMNIFEDMKKSPDPPEELPFRILLKGLLPHPLLRNRVKQDFEELFPERHVYDPPEEIFGLR from the exons ATGGCAACCCGTGCATTTTCAAGACTAAGAAACCCAATTTTCGCTTCGATACTCCTTCGGAACCTAACCAGAACACCCATTAGAGAGCCCTCATTGCCTGTAAATTCCAAATTTCCGGTATTAGGAGCCGATTATTGCACTCCCTTTAGGCTGTACCATGATGGGAGGCCCAGAGGACCCCTCTGGAGAGGCAAGAAGTTGATTGGGAAAGAAGCGCTTTTTGTGATACTGGGATTGAAGAGGTTTAAGGATGACGAAGAGACGCTTGAGAAGTTCATCAAGACCCACGTGCGGAGGCTCTTGAAGATGGATATGATTGCTGTTCTCGGTGAGCTTGAGCGCCAGGAAGAGGTTTCTTTGGCTGTCAAG ATATTTAAGGTGATACAGAAGCAAGACTGGTACAGGCCCGATGTCTTTCTTTATAAGGACCTGATTATTGCACTTGCGAGATGTAAAAAGATGGATGATGCGATGCAGTTGTGGGAAGACATGAGAAAGGAGGATTTATTCCCTGATTCTCAAACATATGCCGAAGTTATCAGGGGCTTCTTGAGGCATGGATCTCCTGCAGATGCAATGAACATATTTGAAGACATGAAGAAGTCTCCAGATCCACCGGAGGAGTTGCCATTCAGGATTTTGTTGAAGGGACTTCTGCCACACCCTCTTTTAAGAAACAGAGTCAAGCAAGATTTTGAAGAGCTCTTTCCCGAGCGGCATGTGTATGATCCTCCAGAAGAGATATTTGGTTTACGCTGA